In one Brevibacillus choshinensis genomic region, the following are encoded:
- a CDS encoding sigma-54-dependent Fis family transcriptional regulator, with amino-acid sequence MSTIVQQSWKRCQESNLIATQKANDQIISTNRIKEIIQENHPLIRESLPLFNKLSPFLLSTEHIALLSDRNGNIIHTVGDPVFADHAQKVQLQIGANWQESNKGTNAIGTALVSQQPIQIQGEQHYFRENQFLTCSSAPIFSPAGDLLGVIDMSTRKEYTHPFALTIVCMIAEALQNRFLFAEAERVITLPTASRSSHGQPLLPLIGLDRDERIVGLNRRAKQLLGPDMVGKSLDRELESSGRTLQDNHQKLWPSASVPRKTPAFSLKPFPRLAGSCPRFLQAKVLAQKAAQVDFPVMVLGESGTGKELFAQMIHQTGPRANEPFVAVNCSSISENLIESELFGYEGGAFTGAQREGRIGKFEAAKKGTIFLDEIGDMSLRAQAALLRVLQEKVVTPVGSNQSKPIYARVIAATHRHLPDEVKAGRFRADLYYRLKGVLIELPPLRKRSDILELAMNQIKQIAPDRQITLSREAQAMLTAYSWPGNVRELQGVLIQATFLADDDEIGCEHILLEGLGEDGFESPSTSFMSLRETECEAIKKALYMSGGNVSQAAKLLQIGRNTLYRKMADYRILSQINQEEL; translated from the coding sequence TTGTCAACGATTGTCCAGCAATCTTGGAAGCGCTGCCAGGAATCGAACCTCATTGCCACACAGAAGGCAAATGACCAGATCATTTCCACCAATCGAATCAAAGAAATCATTCAGGAAAATCACCCTCTGATTCGCGAAAGCTTACCTCTTTTCAACAAGTTGTCTCCTTTCTTACTATCGACGGAGCATATCGCCCTGCTGTCCGATCGGAATGGCAACATCATTCATACCGTAGGTGACCCAGTGTTTGCCGATCACGCGCAAAAGGTGCAGCTGCAGATCGGTGCAAACTGGCAGGAGAGCAACAAAGGGACCAATGCGATTGGCACTGCCCTGGTCTCCCAGCAGCCCATACAAATTCAAGGGGAACAACATTATTTTCGGGAAAATCAATTTCTTACTTGCTCCTCGGCTCCGATTTTCTCACCTGCGGGAGATCTGCTAGGCGTAATCGATATGAGCACGAGAAAAGAATATACCCATCCGTTTGCCCTGACGATCGTCTGCATGATTGCGGAGGCCTTGCAAAACCGTTTTTTGTTTGCAGAGGCGGAGCGCGTGATAACATTGCCTACTGCTTCCAGGAGTTCCCACGGACAGCCATTGCTGCCGCTCATCGGTCTGGATCGTGACGAGCGCATCGTAGGTTTGAACAGACGGGCAAAGCAACTGCTAGGACCGGATATGGTGGGGAAATCACTCGATAGAGAGCTAGAGAGCAGTGGACGTACCTTGCAGGATAACCACCAAAAGCTCTGGCCTTCCGCTTCGGTTCCACGTAAAACGCCAGCTTTTTCGCTCAAGCCTTTTCCCCGTCTGGCGGGCTCATGCCCCCGTTTTCTCCAAGCCAAAGTGTTGGCGCAAAAAGCGGCGCAGGTGGACTTTCCGGTGATGGTTCTAGGGGAGAGCGGTACAGGAAAAGAACTGTTTGCCCAGATGATCCATCAGACAGGACCGCGAGCCAATGAACCGTTCGTCGCAGTAAACTGCAGTTCAATATCGGAAAATTTAATTGAGAGTGAATTATTTGGCTACGAGGGCGGTGCGTTTACGGGAGCCCAGCGAGAAGGCAGAATCGGGAAATTTGAAGCTGCCAAAAAAGGAACGATCTTTCTGGATGAAATTGGAGACATGTCATTGCGGGCGCAAGCGGCATTGCTCCGCGTCTTGCAGGAAAAAGTGGTTACGCCTGTCGGAAGCAATCAGTCCAAGCCGATTTATGCTCGAGTCATTGCAGCTACGCACAGACATTTGCCGGATGAAGTCAAGGCAGGGCGTTTCCGCGCTGATCTGTATTACCGCCTAAAGGGAGTCCTGATTGAGCTGCCTCCTTTGCGAAAACGAAGTGATATTTTGGAGCTAGCTATGAATCAGATCAAGCAAATTGCGCCAGATCGGCAGATTACCTTATCCAGAGAGGCGCAGGCCATGCTCACGGCATATTCTTGGCCTGGGAATGTTCGAGAGCTGCAGGGGGTACTCATTCAGGCTACCTTCTTGGCAGATGACGATGAGATTGGCTGTGAACATATTCTTCTGGAAGGGTTGGGGGAAGATGGCTTCGAATCTCCCAGCACGAGTTTCATGTCTTTGCGCGAGACAGAATGCGAGGCTATCAAAAAAGCTTTGTACATGAGTGGGGGCAATGTCAGTCAAGCGGCTAAACTGCTCCAGATCGGCCGAAATACGTTGTACCGCAAAATGGCGGATTATCGCATTTTGTCACAGATAAATCAGGAGGAACTATGA
- the adh gene encoding aldehyde dehydrogenase, giving the protein MIYAQPGQAGSKVTFKHRYENYIGGNWVPPVNGEYFENVTPVTGKVFCEVARSTAEDIELALDAAHEAKAAWGRTSVAQRSNILLKIADRMEANLELLATAETWENGKPVRETLAADIPLAIDHFRYFAGAIRAQESTLGEIDNDTVAYHFHEPLGVVGQIIPWNFPLLMATWKLAPALAAGNCVVLKPAEQTPASILVLMELIGDLLPPGVVNVVNGFGLEAGKPLASSNRIAKIAFTGETTTGRLIMQYASQNIIPVTLELGGKSPNIFFPDVFAKDDAFFNKAIEGFVLFALNQGEVCTCPSRALIHESIYEPFMERALQRVANIKQGNPLDTDTMIGAQASLEQVEKILSYLDIGKQEGADCLIGGNRAQLEGDLADGYYIQPTVFKGHNKMRIFQEEIFGPVVSVTTFKDTEEALSIANDTLYGLGSGVWTRDVNTAYRMGREIQAGRVWTNCYHAYPAHAAFGGYKMSGIGRETHKMMLGHYQQTKNLLVSYSDQALGFF; this is encoded by the coding sequence ATGATCTATGCTCAGCCCGGCCAAGCCGGTTCAAAGGTGACGTTCAAACATCGCTACGAGAACTACATTGGTGGCAATTGGGTACCGCCAGTGAATGGAGAATACTTCGAGAACGTGACGCCGGTTACCGGCAAAGTATTTTGCGAAGTAGCTCGTTCCACTGCTGAAGATATCGAGCTTGCTCTGGATGCGGCACACGAGGCGAAGGCAGCATGGGGACGCACATCTGTAGCGCAACGCTCGAACATCTTGCTGAAAATCGCAGATCGCATGGAAGCGAATCTGGAGCTTTTGGCGACGGCTGAGACATGGGAAAACGGAAAGCCTGTACGCGAAACACTGGCTGCTGACATTCCTCTGGCAATCGACCACTTCCGTTACTTCGCTGGCGCTATTCGCGCGCAGGAAAGCACACTCGGCGAAATCGACAACGATACAGTAGCTTATCATTTCCATGAGCCACTCGGTGTCGTGGGACAAATCATCCCTTGGAACTTCCCACTCTTGATGGCTACTTGGAAGCTCGCTCCAGCTCTGGCGGCTGGGAACTGCGTCGTGCTCAAGCCTGCAGAGCAAACGCCTGCCTCGATCTTGGTACTGATGGAACTGATCGGTGACTTGCTGCCACCAGGTGTCGTCAACGTCGTAAACGGCTTTGGTCTGGAAGCCGGTAAACCGTTGGCGTCGAGCAACCGCATCGCAAAAATCGCCTTTACAGGTGAAACGACGACTGGTCGTCTGATCATGCAATACGCCTCTCAAAATATTATTCCGGTTACGCTGGAGCTAGGCGGTAAATCCCCGAACATCTTCTTCCCGGATGTATTCGCGAAGGACGATGCCTTCTTCAACAAAGCGATCGAAGGATTCGTACTGTTTGCGCTCAACCAGGGTGAAGTGTGCACATGCCCTTCCCGCGCTTTGATCCATGAGAGCATTTACGAGCCATTCATGGAGCGCGCCCTGCAACGCGTAGCCAACATCAAGCAAGGCAATCCTCTCGACACTGACACGATGATCGGGGCACAAGCTTCCCTCGAGCAGGTGGAAAAAATCCTCTCCTATCTGGACATCGGTAAACAAGAAGGAGCAGATTGCCTCATTGGTGGTAACCGCGCGCAGTTGGAAGGCGATCTGGCAGACGGCTACTACATTCAGCCAACTGTCTTTAAAGGCCACAACAAAATGCGCATCTTCCAGGAAGAAATCTTCGGTCCGGTTGTCTCGGTGACGACGTTCAAGGATACAGAAGAAGCACTTTCGATTGCGAACGATACTCTCTACGGTTTGGGCTCCGGCGTATGGACCCGTGACGTGAACACCGCTTATCGTATGGGCCGCGAAATCCAGGCAGGACGCGTGTGGACCAACTGCTACCACGCATACCCCGCTCACGCTGCATTCGGTGGCTACAAAATGTCTGGTATCGGCCGCGAGACGCACAAAATGATGCTCGGTCATTATCAACAAACCAAAAACCTGCTCGTTAGCTACAGCGATCAGGCTCTCGGATTCTTTTGA